A window of Haliscomenobacter hydrossis DSM 1100 contains these coding sequences:
- a CDS encoding nitrous oxide reductase family maturation protein NosD has product MRTPFFILSIFLITNLGAKTIQVAPGASIQQAIDRATAGDTVLVRAGTYYQYGIKINKSLTLLGQDKPLLDASGQGEIITISADKVVVKGFHFQRTGRTSITDWAAVKVLSAKYVQVLNNHISQSYFGIYFSNADHCTARNNTIEGKPSEEQNTGNGIHAWKCNHLSFSDNTVKGHRDGIYLEFVTESHMQRNFCQNNIRYGLHFMFSHNNTYSYNRFRENGAGVAVMYTRNVVMQHNHFEQNWGSAAYGLLLKDISDSKIEYNTFDNNTTGIYMEGSSRIHLAYNTLENNGWALRIQANCSDNVFEKNNFLANTFDVATNGGTVLNRFSHNYWDQYAGYDLNRDGVGDVPYHPVSLYAMIVERIPAGLMFLHSFVVRLIEESEKIFPSLTPSELKDSSPLLKPIKR; this is encoded by the coding sequence ATGCGGACTCCCTTTTTCATCCTCAGCATATTTTTGATCACCAATCTGGGGGCAAAAACCATCCAGGTTGCGCCCGGTGCCTCGATTCAGCAAGCCATTGACCGGGCCACAGCGGGCGATACCGTCCTGGTGCGCGCCGGGACGTACTACCAATACGGCATCAAAATCAACAAATCACTGACCCTCCTGGGGCAAGACAAACCACTACTTGATGCCAGTGGCCAAGGGGAGATCATCACCATCAGTGCGGATAAAGTCGTGGTGAAAGGCTTCCATTTTCAAAGGACCGGACGTACCAGCATCACGGATTGGGCAGCCGTAAAAGTGCTCAGTGCCAAATACGTACAAGTGCTCAACAACCACATCAGCCAAAGTTATTTTGGGATTTATTTCTCCAACGCCGACCATTGTACCGCCCGCAACAACACCATTGAGGGAAAACCATCTGAAGAACAAAATACCGGCAACGGCATCCACGCCTGGAAATGCAATCATCTGTCGTTCAGTGACAACACGGTAAAAGGACACCGCGATGGCATTTACCTGGAATTTGTGACCGAGAGCCACATGCAACGCAATTTTTGCCAAAACAACATTCGTTACGGCCTGCATTTTATGTTTTCCCACAACAACACGTATTCCTACAACCGCTTTCGCGAAAATGGTGCCGGGGTAGCCGTGATGTACACCCGCAACGTGGTCATGCAGCACAACCATTTTGAACAAAACTGGGGTAGCGCGGCCTACGGCTTGCTGCTCAAAGACATTTCCGACAGCAAAATTGAATACAACACCTTCGACAACAATACCACCGGAATCTACATGGAGGGTTCCAGCCGGATTCATCTGGCCTACAATACGCTCGAAAACAACGGTTGGGCTTTGCGCATTCAAGCGAATTGCAGCGACAATGTGTTTGAAAAAAACAACTTTCTGGCCAACACCTTCGATGTGGCCACCAATGGCGGCACGGTCTTGAACCGTTTTTCGCACAACTACTGGGACCAATACGCGGGTTACGACCTCAATCGCGACGGAGTAGGTGATGTGCCCTATCACCCGGTGAGCCTTTACGCCATGATTGTGGAGCGCATTCCGGCCGGACTGATGTTTTTGCACAGTTTTGTCGTACGCCTGATCGAAGAAAGTGAAAAAATATTCCCCAGCCTGACCCCCAGTGAACTGAAAGATTCCAGTCCACTCCTCAAACCCATCAAGCGATGA
- a CDS encoding nitrous oxide reductase accessory protein NosL: MKPLRTLSRIAILIASLSMIGSFFLPIWRIELWAPQYPEGLMMKIWLSHLSGDVEIINGLNHYIGMAHIKEEMFPEFTFLPYLAALFVVLGLVVVWLNKRVGALAYLGLIVVAGIAAMVDFYQWGYQYGHNLDPTAAISVPGMAYQPPLIGYKKLLNFGAYSVPDWGGFLFIFAGLVLTLVVACEYFFCKNLTPTLKTQAKPLSAVVALALLFLFACTPQPRPIDYGHDQCTFCKMTIMDGRFGAELVTTKGKVYLFDDLFCLDKYYRMQGSKEADYGHILVNDYNKEGTLIDLRKAALLKAEGLRSPMGGNIAAFSSLEKLKEAQSEKQLEGNSLDWLSWQK; this comes from the coding sequence ATGAAGCCATTGCGCACTCTATCCCGCATAGCGATCCTGATCGCCTCCTTGTCCATGATTGGTTCCTTTTTCCTGCCCATCTGGAGAATTGAATTATGGGCACCCCAGTATCCTGAAGGATTGATGATGAAAATCTGGCTCAGTCATCTTTCTGGCGATGTCGAAATCATCAATGGTCTGAATCACTACATCGGTATGGCCCACATCAAAGAGGAGATGTTTCCTGAGTTTACCTTCCTGCCGTACCTCGCCGCACTTTTTGTGGTACTTGGTCTGGTGGTGGTCTGGTTGAATAAACGGGTTGGGGCCCTGGCGTACCTGGGGTTGATCGTAGTTGCAGGTATTGCCGCCATGGTCGATTTTTACCAATGGGGCTACCAGTACGGCCACAACCTCGATCCCACTGCCGCAATTAGTGTACCCGGTATGGCCTACCAACCACCTTTGATCGGCTACAAAAAGCTGCTCAATTTTGGCGCGTATTCGGTGCCAGACTGGGGAGGCTTCCTGTTCATTTTTGCTGGCTTGGTGCTGACACTGGTGGTCGCCTGTGAATATTTTTTTTGTAAAAACCTCACTCCTACCCTCAAAACCCAAGCCAAACCATTGTCCGCTGTTGTTGCGCTGGCACTGTTGTTCCTGTTTGCTTGTACCCCCCAACCCCGCCCCATTGATTACGGACACGATCAATGTACTTTTTGCAAAATGACCATCATGGATGGCCGCTTTGGCGCGGAACTGGTTACGACCAAAGGCAAAGTGTACCTGTTTGACGACTTGTTTTGTCTGGACAAATACTACCGCATGCAAGGCTCAAAAGAAGCAGACTATGGCCATATTTTGGTCAATGACTACAATAAAGAAGGAACCCTGATCGACTTGCGCAAGGCCGCTTTGTTGAAGGCGGAAGGCTTGCGCAGCCCAATGGGAGGCAATATTGCGGCGTTTTCTTCCCTCGAAAAATTGAAGGAAGCACAATCGGAAAAACAATTGGAAGGCAACAGCCTTGACTGGCTGAGCTGGCAAAAGTAA
- the nosZ gene encoding Sec-dependent nitrous-oxide reductase yields the protein MKLNWVIPTFGFLSLLALTFSCKPKDLGTTISGDAAAKVYVAPGQKDEFYSFVSGGFNGQMSVYGIPSGRLLRIIPVFSQFAESGYGYSEETKPMLNTSNGFVPWDDSHHIALSTTKGEHDGRWVFINGNNTPRIARISLKTFRTEEIIELPNSGGNHSSPFLTANTEYAVAGTRFSVPPDAVADVPISSFKENFKGYLSFVKIDKTSGRMSIGFQLKTPAVSFDLSRCGRGVSDGWFFFSTYNTEQANTLLEVNASQKDKDFILAVNWKKAEEYLKAGKGKKEPAEYAHNVYDERTHSATSTMIKEVMTLDPKDCPDMLYFIPCPKSPHGCDVDPTGEYIVGSGKLAAVIPVFSFSKMIKAIAAKKFDGEFESIPVLNYEAVLHGEVQKPGLGPLHTEFDGQGNAITSFFVSSELVKWNIEKLEVLDRVPTYYSVGHLSIPGGPTMKPHGKYVIAYNKITKDRYLPTGPELAQSAQLYSIDGNKMQLLLDFPTVGEPHYAEALPAALVEPNSVKFFKLEDNFHPYVAKGEKETKVVRKGKEVHVYMTSIRSHFAPDNIEGVKVGDEVYFHVTNLEQDWDVPHGFAIRKANNAEILIMPGETCTLKWIPSKAGIVPMYCTDFCSALHQEMQGYVRVSPANSNVALRWGTGVNLDEAAKVSLK from the coding sequence ATGAAATTGAATTGGGTCATACCAACCTTTGGATTCCTATCGCTGCTGGCCCTGACGTTCAGCTGTAAACCCAAAGATTTGGGCACAACCATATCCGGTGACGCAGCCGCCAAGGTATACGTAGCACCGGGTCAAAAGGACGAGTTTTACAGCTTTGTATCGGGTGGCTTTAACGGACAAATGTCGGTTTACGGCATCCCTTCCGGGCGCTTGTTGCGCATCATCCCGGTTTTTTCTCAGTTCGCGGAAAGCGGATATGGGTACAGCGAAGAAACCAAACCCATGCTCAACACCTCCAACGGTTTTGTGCCCTGGGATGATTCTCACCACATCGCCCTGTCGACGACCAAAGGAGAACACGACGGGCGTTGGGTTTTTATCAACGGCAACAACACGCCGAGAATAGCCCGCATCAGCCTCAAAACCTTCCGTACCGAAGAGATCATCGAATTGCCCAACAGCGGGGGCAACCACTCCTCCCCATTTTTGACGGCCAATACCGAATATGCTGTAGCCGGCACCCGTTTTTCCGTCCCACCTGATGCGGTTGCCGACGTGCCGATCAGCAGTTTTAAGGAAAACTTTAAAGGCTACCTCAGTTTTGTCAAAATCGACAAAACCAGCGGGCGGATGTCCATTGGATTTCAGTTAAAAACACCAGCGGTAAGCTTTGACTTGTCGCGCTGTGGCCGTGGGGTATCCGACGGTTGGTTTTTCTTCTCTACTTACAATACGGAACAAGCCAATACTTTGCTGGAAGTGAATGCTTCGCAAAAAGACAAGGACTTCATTCTGGCCGTGAACTGGAAAAAGGCAGAAGAGTACCTCAAAGCTGGCAAAGGCAAAAAAGAACCCGCCGAATACGCCCACAACGTATACGATGAAAGAACCCACTCGGCTACTTCTACCATGATCAAGGAGGTAATGACCCTGGACCCCAAAGATTGTCCAGACATGTTGTACTTCATCCCTTGCCCCAAATCACCCCACGGATGCGATGTAGATCCTACGGGTGAATACATTGTAGGCAGTGGCAAGTTGGCCGCCGTGATTCCCGTATTCTCATTCAGTAAAATGATAAAAGCCATTGCCGCTAAAAAATTCGACGGAGAGTTTGAAAGTATTCCCGTGTTGAATTACGAAGCGGTGTTGCACGGTGAAGTGCAAAAACCCGGCTTGGGGCCATTGCACACCGAGTTTGACGGACAAGGCAATGCCATTACTTCTTTCTTTGTATCTTCTGAATTGGTCAAATGGAACATTGAAAAACTGGAAGTACTTGATCGCGTTCCTACTTATTATTCGGTAGGTCACTTGAGTATCCCTGGTGGTCCAACCATGAAACCACACGGAAAATATGTGATTGCCTATAACAAAATCACCAAAGACCGCTACCTCCCTACTGGCCCTGAATTGGCCCAATCGGCACAGTTGTATTCCATTGATGGCAACAAAATGCAGCTCCTGCTCGACTTCCCCACCGTGGGTGAACCGCACTACGCTGAAGCGCTCCCGGCTGCATTGGTTGAACCGAATAGTGTGAAGTTTTTCAAACTGGAAGACAACTTCCACCCTTATGTGGCCAAAGGTGAGAAAGAAACCAAGGTTGTGCGCAAGGGCAAAGAGGTGCACGTGTACATGACCTCCATCCGCTCGCACTTTGCCCCGGACAACATCGAGGGTGTTAAGGTGGGCGATGAGGTGTATTTCCACGTCACCAACCTGGAGCAAGACTGGGATGTACCGCACGGATTTGCCATCCGCAAGGCCAACAACGCCGAAATTCTGATCATGCCTGGAGAGACCTGTACCCTGAAATGGATTCCATCCAAAGCCGGTATCGTGCCCATGTATTGTACCGACTTCTGTTCGGCGCTGCACCAGGAAATGCAGGGATACGTCCGGGTTTCGCCCGCCAACAGCAATGTGGCCTTGCGCTGGGGCACGGGGGTGAACCTGGATGAAGCGGCCAAAGTGAGTTTGAAATAA
- a CDS encoding fasciclin domain-containing protein, producing MKLLNKWRVGAMALLISLFILSCQSNTSNSAEAKVTVAPGAGQSAVADDMSAKDVVKVAVGSPDHKTLVTAVQTANLVDVLSNAGPFTVFAPTDAAFGALPKGTVEDLLKEKNRDKLTDILQYHVAVAVYTEEMLTDGRILSMVNGGSAAISNKNGVIMINDAKVIASVKASNGIVHVIDKVILPK from the coding sequence ATGAAACTGTTAAACAAATGGAGGGTGGGTGCGATGGCCCTGTTGATCAGCCTGTTTATCCTGTCCTGCCAATCCAATACAAGCAATTCGGCAGAGGCAAAAGTCACTGTGGCCCCTGGTGCGGGTCAATCTGCGGTAGCTGATGACATGTCGGCCAAAGATGTGGTGAAAGTAGCCGTTGGTTCTCCAGACCATAAAACCCTGGTCACGGCAGTCCAAACCGCCAATCTTGTAGATGTACTTTCCAACGCTGGGCCCTTCACCGTTTTTGCCCCAACGGATGCTGCTTTTGGCGCCTTGCCCAAGGGTACAGTTGAGGATTTGTTGAAGGAAAAAAACCGCGACAAGCTGACCGACATTTTACAGTACCACGTGGCAGTGGCGGTTTACACGGAAGAAATGCTGACCGACGGGCGGATTTTGAGTATGGTCAATGGGGGTTCAGCGGCCATCAGCAACAAAAACGGGGTGATCATGATCAACGATGCCAAAGTTATTGCCTCCGTAAAAGCCAGCAATGGCATCGTACATGTCATCGACAAAGTTATTCTACCAAAGTAA
- a CDS encoding RrF2 family transcriptional regulator yields the protein MFSKSCQYAIRAVLYLAEHGKEGQCVGVKEITEALEVPGPFLAKLLQQLSRNQLIGSTKGPHGGFCMSPKHLEAPLIMVIECIDGPEVFTSCVLGLPACNAANPCYLHHQSLAYKQGMLKILKDKTIAEVARQVPELR from the coding sequence ATGTTTTCCAAATCTTGTCAATACGCCATCCGGGCAGTGCTCTACCTCGCCGAACACGGCAAAGAAGGTCAATGCGTTGGGGTAAAGGAGATCACTGAAGCATTGGAAGTACCCGGCCCTTTTTTGGCCAAACTCCTGCAACAGTTGTCGCGCAACCAGTTGATTGGCTCCACCAAAGGGCCGCACGGCGGTTTTTGTATGAGCCCCAAACACCTGGAAGCGCCCTTGATCATGGTGATTGAGTGCATTGATGGGCCCGAGGTATTTACCTCTTGTGTTCTGGGCTTACCGGCTTGCAACGCCGCCAACCCCTGTTATTTGCATCACCAATCGCTGGCTTACAAACAAGGAATGCTCAAAATACTCAAAGACAAAACCATTGCTGAAGTTGCTCGACAAGTACCGGAATTAAGGTAA
- a CDS encoding c-type cytochrome — protein sequence MNKHIALLLGLGILLSACGGNSNNTADSTAEKETPATTPAASEKGIGEIKSVTLNNPLKPDMVATGQAIYDMKCAACHKLDDMRVVGPGWKGITERRKPEWIMNMITNVEVMLDKDPAAQALLEECLTRMPNQNVSIGDARDILEFMYANDGKK from the coding sequence ATGAATAAGCACATCGCACTGCTGCTGGGGCTCGGCATTCTATTGTCGGCCTGTGGCGGTAATTCCAACAACACCGCGGATTCTACTGCTGAAAAAGAAACGCCTGCTACCACCCCTGCCGCTTCAGAAAAAGGCATCGGGGAGATCAAGTCTGTGACCCTCAACAATCCACTCAAACCGGATATGGTCGCTACGGGTCAAGCCATTTACGACATGAAATGCGCGGCTTGCCATAAACTGGACGACATGCGGGTAGTTGGCCCGGGCTGGAAAGGCATCACCGAGCGGCGCAAACCCGAATGGATCATGAACATGATCACGAATGTAGAAGTCATGCTGGACAAAGACCCAGCCGCCCAGGCCTTGCTGGAAGAATGTCTTACCAGGATGCCCAATCAAAACGTATCGATTGGGGATGCGCGGGATATTTTGGAGTTCATGTATGCCAATGATGGCAAAAAGTAA
- a CDS encoding lysine exporter protein LysE/YggA, whose amino-acid sequence MEQLQTVFLAILVAFLGFSPPGMLNMTALKISLEHPRLQALRFVLGASSVIFVQALIAVTFAKFLAKNPELIRYLTYAAIAAFLLLAYTFYRQARRKVQIKLKESGTQSYWAGFTMAWMNMLAIPFFLGYSTILEAKGVLETQAPHNWLFALGAMAGAFSLFMLYVSFARVIQQRVQFIARNINYILSLLFLVLALTTIYNAFGGN is encoded by the coding sequence ATGGAACAGCTACAAACCGTATTTCTGGCCATTTTAGTAGCCTTTTTGGGCTTTAGTCCTCCGGGCATGCTCAACATGACCGCGCTGAAGATCAGTCTGGAACACCCACGGCTACAAGCCTTGCGCTTTGTATTGGGCGCGTCAAGTGTCATCTTCGTTCAGGCTTTGATCGCGGTGACCTTCGCCAAGTTTCTGGCCAAAAACCCGGAGTTGATCCGCTACCTGACGTATGCGGCCATCGCTGCATTCCTGCTGTTGGCGTATACCTTTTACCGACAGGCGCGCAGAAAAGTGCAGATTAAGCTGAAGGAAAGTGGAACTCAAAGTTATTGGGCGGGCTTTACCATGGCCTGGATGAACATGCTGGCGATTCCCTTTTTCCTGGGCTATTCCACAATTCTGGAAGCGAAGGGGGTATTGGAAACCCAGGCACCCCACAACTGGTTGTTTGCCCTCGGCGCCATGGCAGGCGCTTTTTCGCTCTTTATGTTGTATGTTTCCTTTGCCAGGGTCATCCAACAAAGGGTCCAGTTCATCGCCCGCAACATCAATTATATCCTCAGCCTTTTGTTTTTGGTGCTGGCTTTGACTACGATTTACAATGCTTTTGGGGGTAATTAA
- a CDS encoding Tex family protein produces MSTTKHLELIAQATGIGLGKVKSTIQLLDEGSTIPFIARYRKEATGELDEVQIADIQREHKKFDELEKRKESVLGSIAEQGKLTDDLRKRIENCYNPTELEDIYLPYKRKKKTRASVAREKGLEPLALRLFEQRDTDDPEILAGKYLTDDVPSVEDALAGARDIIAEMISESEEARNLLRRVFSKTSIIQSKVARGKEKEGDKYKDYFDFSEVLSKCPSHRLLAMRRGEEEGFLRVLIVPEDEEDAKFQLDKRFLKGFGASAEQVKAAIHDSYERLLAPSIETEFRNLSKDKADKEAIDVFTQNLRQLLLAAPLGQKRVMGLDPGFRTGCKLVVLDDNGNLVENLAIYPHPPQSDEAGATKTIAFLVDKHGIDAIAVGNGTAGRETMDLCRRIKFKHSVEVFMVNEAGASIYSASDVAREEFPDYDVTVRGAVSIGRRLMDPLAELVKIDPKSIGVGQYQHDVNQSQLKESLDQVVESCVNSVGVNLNTASKHLLTYVSGLGPVIAKNIVEYRAQNGAFNTRSELKKVARLGDKAFEQCAGFLRIRGAKNPLDNTAVHPETYPIVEQMAKDLACKVQDLISNGPLRKKVELKRYVTGKVGLPTLQDIMKELEKPGLDPRGTAKSFDFGNVHSIEDLRPGMVLPGIVENITNFGAFIDIGIKEKGLVHVSQMANRFVKNPMEVVTLRQEVSVRVVEVDIARKRVQLSMKDL; encoded by the coding sequence ATGAGTACGACCAAACACCTCGAATTGATCGCCCAAGCCACGGGCATAGGACTGGGAAAAGTAAAAAGCACCATTCAACTCCTGGATGAGGGGTCTACCATTCCCTTCATTGCCCGTTACCGCAAGGAAGCAACCGGAGAGCTGGACGAAGTGCAAATTGCTGATATTCAACGCGAACATAAGAAATTCGATGAATTGGAAAAACGCAAGGAGAGTGTCCTTGGCTCCATTGCCGAGCAGGGCAAACTTACCGATGACTTGCGCAAACGCATCGAAAACTGCTACAACCCCACCGAACTTGAAGACATCTACCTGCCTTACAAACGCAAGAAAAAAACCCGCGCCTCGGTAGCCCGCGAAAAAGGCCTGGAGCCCCTGGCCTTACGTTTGTTCGAACAACGCGATACCGATGACCCTGAAATCCTGGCGGGCAAATACCTTACCGATGATGTGCCCTCGGTAGAAGATGCCCTGGCGGGTGCCCGCGACATCATTGCGGAGATGATCAGCGAAAGTGAAGAGGCCCGTAACCTCTTGCGGCGTGTTTTTTCCAAAACCTCCATCATTCAGTCCAAAGTAGCCCGGGGCAAAGAAAAAGAGGGCGACAAATACAAAGACTATTTCGACTTCTCGGAAGTCCTCAGCAAATGCCCTTCCCACCGTTTGTTGGCCATGCGCCGGGGTGAGGAAGAAGGTTTTTTGCGGGTCTTGATTGTACCCGAAGACGAAGAGGATGCCAAATTTCAACTGGACAAACGTTTCCTCAAAGGATTTGGGGCCAGCGCCGAGCAGGTCAAAGCCGCCATTCACGATAGTTACGAGCGTTTGCTGGCGCCTTCGATCGAAACCGAATTCCGCAACCTTTCCAAAGACAAGGCCGACAAAGAAGCCATCGATGTGTTCACCCAAAACTTGCGTCAACTCCTGCTGGCAGCACCCCTGGGCCAAAAACGCGTGATGGGCCTCGACCCCGGTTTCCGCACGGGCTGTAAACTCGTCGTGCTCGACGACAATGGCAATCTAGTGGAAAATTTGGCCATTTACCCCCATCCTCCCCAATCAGATGAGGCGGGTGCGACGAAAACCATTGCTTTTTTGGTAGACAAACACGGCATCGACGCCATCGCGGTAGGCAACGGTACTGCCGGGCGGGAAACCATGGACCTTTGCCGCAGGATCAAGTTCAAGCATTCGGTAGAAGTGTTTATGGTCAATGAGGCAGGGGCTTCGATTTATTCGGCATCGGATGTAGCGCGGGAGGAGTTTCCCGATTATGATGTCACCGTGCGTGGTGCCGTTTCCATCGGTCGGCGTTTGATGGATCCCTTGGCTGAATTGGTTAAAATTGACCCCAAATCTATCGGAGTGGGTCAATACCAGCACGATGTAAACCAAAGCCAACTCAAGGAAAGCCTGGATCAGGTGGTCGAAAGTTGTGTCAACAGCGTGGGGGTTAACCTCAATACCGCCAGCAAACACTTGCTCACTTACGTCTCTGGTCTCGGTCCGGTAATCGCCAAAAACATTGTGGAATACCGCGCCCAGAACGGCGCATTCAATACCCGCAGCGAGCTGAAAAAAGTAGCCCGCCTGGGGGATAAAGCTTTTGAACAATGCGCTGGGTTTTTGCGCATCCGGGGGGCGAAAAACCCCTTGGACAACACCGCAGTCCACCCGGAAACCTATCCCATCGTAGAGCAAATGGCCAAAGACCTGGCTTGCAAAGTGCAAGACCTGATCAGTAATGGCCCCCTGCGCAAAAAAGTAGAACTGAAGCGCTACGTAACCGGCAAAGTGGGTTTACCTACCCTACAAGACATCATGAAGGAATTGGAAAAACCAGGGCTCGACCCCCGGGGAACCGCCAAGTCCTTCGATTTTGGCAACGTCCACAGCATTGAAGACCTGCGGCCAGGTATGGTTTTGCCCGGCATCGTGGAAAATATCACCAATTTTGGGGCCTTCATCGACATTGGCATCAAAGAAAAAGGCCTGGTACACGTGTCCCAAATGGCCAACCGTTTTGTGAAAAACCCCATGGAGGTGGTGACCCTGCGCCAGGAAGTTAGCGTACGGGTCGTGGAGGTAGACATTGCCCGGAAACGGGTCCAATTGTCGATGAAAGATTTGTAG
- a CDS encoding nitroreductase family protein, which yields MVSIKHAQTQYPVADLIRKRWSARAFSPQALSQLEISTILEAANWAPSAMNEQPWRYIVALKQNEEGYQQLLSYLNPGNAAWAKDAAALVFSYAKTTYARNQQPNINALHDTGMANQNLLLQAISMNIYSHVMEGFDKRKISRDFNLADDEQAVVMIALGHLGEAAQLDEPFRSREATPRSRKELGTFVKEL from the coding sequence ATGGTTAGCATCAAACATGCTCAAACACAATATCCAGTAGCCGATCTGATCCGCAAACGTTGGAGTGCGCGGGCTTTTTCGCCACAAGCCCTCAGCCAACTGGAAATAAGTACCATTCTGGAGGCGGCCAATTGGGCTCCCAGCGCCATGAACGAACAGCCCTGGCGCTACATCGTTGCCCTAAAGCAAAATGAGGAAGGGTATCAACAACTCTTGTCTTACCTCAACCCCGGCAATGCGGCCTGGGCCAAAGATGCGGCAGCACTGGTCTTTAGCTACGCCAAAACCACTTATGCACGCAATCAGCAACCCAACATCAATGCCTTACATGATACCGGAATGGCCAACCAAAATTTGCTTTTGCAAGCCATTTCCATGAACATCTACAGCCACGTGATGGAGGGTTTTGACAAAAGAAAAATCAGCAGGGATTTCAATTTGGCCGATGACGAGCAAGCCGTAGTGATGATTGCATTGGGGCACTTAGGCGAAGCGGCACAATTGGACGAGCCGTTCCGCAGTAGAGAGGCTACGCCAAGGAGCAGGAAAGAGCTTGGGACGTTTGTGAAGGAGCTGTAA
- a CDS encoding pirin family protein, producing MANTVLHKADTRGHANHGWLNSFHTFSFANYYNPERMHFGALRVLNDDTVAAGMGFGTHPHDNMEIISIPLEGDLEHKDNIGNATVIRNGDIQVMSAGTGVYHSEYNKNKDQLVKFLQIWMFPNRRNVTPRYDQITLNKADRKNQLQQIISPYPDDAGVWVHQDAWFHLADFDQGHTAEYSIKKAGNGVYVFVLKGDVSVNDQSLSTRDGLGVWNTEHLSIQANSAAEFLLMEVPMNV from the coding sequence ATGGCAAATACCGTTTTGCACAAAGCCGATACCCGTGGTCACGCCAATCACGGCTGGCTCAATTCGTTTCATACCTTCAGTTTTGCCAATTATTACAATCCCGAACGCATGCATTTCGGCGCATTGCGGGTACTTAACGACGATACCGTAGCGGCAGGTATGGGCTTTGGCACCCACCCTCACGACAACATGGAAATCATCAGCATTCCACTTGAAGGGGATCTGGAGCATAAGGACAACATCGGCAATGCCACCGTCATCCGCAACGGCGACATCCAGGTGATGAGCGCCGGAACGGGGGTGTACCACAGCGAATACAACAAAAACAAAGATCAGTTGGTCAAGTTTTTGCAGATTTGGATGTTCCCCAATCGGCGCAATGTTACCCCACGTTACGACCAGATTACCCTCAATAAGGCCGATCGCAAAAATCAATTGCAACAGATCATTTCCCCCTATCCCGACGATGCCGGGGTTTGGGTTCACCAGGACGCCTGGTTTCACCTGGCTGATTTTGATCAGGGCCATACTGCTGAGTACTCCATCAAAAAAGCGGGTAACGGAGTGTATGTCTTTGTGCTCAAAGGAGACGTCAGTGTCAACGATCAATCGCTCAGTACCCGCGATGGATTGGGGGTTTGGAATACGGAGCATTTGTCCATCCAAGCCAACAGCGCTGCTGAATTCCTGCTGATGGAAGTTCCGATGAATGTATAA